The window TGACTCCTTGGCTGAGGCACTGAATGAGTGGGACGGTGGCCTTGTACTTGTTAGTCATGATTTTAGGCTTATAAATCAGGTTGCTCAGGAGATATGGGTGTGTGCAGATCAGACTGTGACTAGATGGCAGGATGACATTATGAGCTTCAAGGAGCATTTGAGGCAAAAGGCTGGTTTATCTGACTAAAACAGATCTTTAAGAGTTGATCGGTTCTGTATTCACAAAATCCTGCTGCTCAGATGTGAGTATGACGAAAGATGGTGGAAGAGCTTGATCGCTTAATGTTTTACCATTTGAAGGACATTTCTAGTGATTGATAACTGGATGAGTCCATTAGTACTTAACACGATAGTATTATTTTTGAAGTATCATATGTATTGCTCTCTGTTGTACTTGGTCTATGGTTGGGAGAGGATGTAGCGTCGATTTTGGTTCATCTTGTTTTACTCTATATGCATCTATTTTAGATAATATGTCACTATCTCGTTCTTTGGATTTGTAATTTCACTCGAGCTAATGTTTAGAATACTAAGCAAAATAATGTTTAGAATACCAAGCAAAATGGTGGTTTTTCTTTCGTACTGAAATTGTAAATCAGCGATGCAGATGGAAGTTATAGATGAAGCCCCGTGCGAATCGTAATGGGTAAAAAATGACATCATCACAGCTCAAATTTTATGTCTATTGTAAACTTAATTAAAGGGACAAATCACCCTTTTCAAGCTTAGCTGGCTTTTTGGCTTGAGAATGGTAAGTTCTGAGCATTCGATAAGAGTTGTGGAAATAGAATTTGGGCTCCCGTTGGCAGCAGCCGGTAGAATTTGGAGCACTGGAGCACTTATCTGGACTACAAGAACGTACTttctcaacaaaaaaaaaaaaaaaagacctgcTTTAAGCGAATAGTCAACTTCTAAAGCAGCAGAGACGATAAATTTCTGTGAAGTCTTGTAAAATTGACGTACCATGGTATTTGCAGTTCGAAATTCCATGTTGTTTGTAACACTTTGATAAGATTACCGAAAGTAGGCAAACAGGAACAATCTAAACAAACCCTTTCTGGGATTACAGCTGTGGAATGAGAAACAAATTTTAACGAGGTTTTTTGGTTAAGATTTGATGTGTATTGCTTTCAGCCAATAGCCAAAATTTCTGAGTTGTTCCATTTTCAGTTTTATACCGGAGAATTGATGAATGACTAATTAGATGTGATTTCTCCCGAGCATGATCTTTGTCATCCTCCTCTAATGGTTCGAATTTTCTCCTCTCCATTTTTCAGTTGCAACACATAtacataaaacaagaaaacgCAAACATTAACATTAACGAAAAAAGAACCAAGAACTTGGCAAATTACAAATTCTGATCAAACTTCTTTCAAGCAAAAGATATTTTATTGTTTCTCCTAAACAAGATTTTTTCTTATGCAGTTGTCACGTCAATCTAGCAACATATCAATTCCAGCTGACATTTCCACTTCTAAGGTTTGGTCTAACTATGACCTTAGTTTGATTCATGAGGTACACATATGACGTTACATTAAATAATTTCAAAGTGCAAATTTCTCTTGTATAATGATTGAGTAAACTTAATGACATGCACCACCTAACACAAATCGAACCTTCCTTGCTTCTCCAAACTAACTGAGAGATTATTTGTCCTATACTGACTGATATGATGTTTTCCAGTACAGCAGGGGTACACCCAACGGGGCCCTCTCACTCCAGGGATGGAAAGGACTATCTGTGCAGGTTCCTTCTGTTTCGTATCTAGAAGGAAGGAAGACGCAGAAATAAGAAAGGGACCAATTGAAGTCTTGGGATGGAGAAGGGCAGTGAAGAGTCGATTCAGCACGAAAGCAAGAAGAAACTCCGGTCAGTTTTATTACTGTTCCCTTTTTCTTGAAACATAAAAATATAAGCAAGTCAATTCAGTCGACAGTGGCTGATGAGCTGCCAATGTTGTGCCTGTGGAACCCTCCCTCGTTTCAGTCCCTGCCCCTCCTCCCTGTCTCTAATCTACCTGACTGGACGCTCTGCGTCACATTGAATATGATGCATGTACAGTAATGCATTAAtgcaaaatttttatataattgGAGTGTTAAGAATTACAGTTTGTAATACCTGATTATTGCGTTCAATTACCACTTGACTATGGAGTAATTTTTACTCAATTTAGACTTTTAGTTACCTGGGAAGTTATCCTTAAAATGCTAATTACTATGTTTATTTAATTAACCTCTCaggtgtttttttttaaacataaaCTGACAGAAATGGTTCAAAGTAAAATTGGTTTTAATTAGTTGCTTTTTACCCTTTAGTTAAGTTTTAAGTACCCTATTACAAATTATTGGGGTTGATCCAATGACCAGTGAATGCTAGAGTTTTTAGTACCACCAGGTTCAGGATTCGTGGAGAAGTTTCACTTTTTGAGGATTGGTTGGGACTTACATATGAGTGTCAGTGTATTTTAATATAATCTTAATTTTTTCTTGATCAAATCTTTACAAAGagttataataatttatttgagaGTTATGGGAATTATAATATTGGGAGTTACAATACATTTTGAATGGAGTTATTAAACAATTCTTTGAATAGGAATTGCAAGTGAATTACTTGGTCAAATAAAGAGTTATTGAGTCATTATAAGCCATttaaatatgaatcattttttaGGTTACAAATTCTACCAATTAACTACAATTTAATATGAAAAaaaactggttatacattaaacTTGGACTTTCAACCTTTTTTCTAAAGGTTTTTGTAGCCTATAAATAATGAAATTCTTTGGAGAATTTCTGATACACTTCTCTtaacaaaatattattttaaatattattttccCTACACTCATTTCTTTCTCTCTCATTCTGTTTTCTTTGGGCAAAGTAAAATATTGGGAAACTTCTGCTTCTCTTGGTTGTGCAGATCAAAGGGAAGCAACAACTATAGAATTGGATTGTTGTATCCTGGAGGCGGTGCGCTAGGCCTTCTGCATCGATTAAAAAAATACCGTAGGGATGCATATTGTTTTAAAAAGAGCATTCTACTCGCATCAACCCTACCAGACTTCTTAGTAGCTGTCAAATTCAAGGTGGTGAGGTTGAAGATTAGAAGTGGTTCGTGTACTCTCCTCTCAACTCACGCCAAATTAACTTTTATGGTACAaattatttacattttttaatgaaatattgaggtatgaaatttttgttaatttctttgttaaattttattagagaaattattgttacttatgtgatttattttgGTCGAGTACCAACAATGAGTTCAACAGCTTGAGAGGATTGAATCGATCGCTACTTTGACTACACTAATTTTTAGTGAATTCAATGAGTTACCTTGGGGACATATCCTCTTCGAATGatgatcatatatatatatatatatatatacacacacacacacgcacgcACACATACGTGTTTGTAAACAAACTCACGGACTTTAAATACTCGCGAGTTCAAAGTAAAATTGGTATTAATTAGTTGCCTTTTCTCACCATTTTGTAACTTTTGAAGATCTTATTACaagaaccagaaaattttgGCACTTTCGGAGGGATTAGGATAGGGCTACAAACAAGTTAAACTACTTGAGGGTTGCGGATGCTCAACTCCGCACTTACTTGGCGTTGGTCCATGTTCAAGCAGCTGCAGCTTCTAAGTAAACATTGCCATATCATAAATCTCAGAAAAATGTGTGTCCTCtaaaatttgtaatcaggtaTTGATGCATGCGTGTACTTGGTATTCCAATGACAATTACAAGATTTGCAGGATAGTCAGTCCAGTTAGGTATCGGGGATGCTATTTTGCTAAATCTAATCAAGTCGAGCTAATTGTAAAATGTTTGAGTCTCTGGTGTAAGCTAGAGTTTGTCTTAGTCCATCTTGAGACAATTTATTGAGGTTTCCGTAGGTCTTTCAATTCAGGAACAAGTGCAACGTTCAGGGATTAATAGATAATTCTTGCACGTAAATCatatttaacaaataaataagaGTGGCTAGAATTAAGTTTTGCACGTAAATGTTAATTACCAAATGAACAAATGCCTAGAATTGTAGATAAATTTTACTTGTAAATCTTATTAACCAAATAAACAATTGCATGGAATTAATTCTGATTAGAACATGCCCAACTTCCTTTGGCCAGGAAAAGGCAGCCTGACATTGGCAACCCAAGAAAGATGGTAAACAACTCATAGTGGTAAGCTTGAAAAGAGGAtgaaaatccccaaaaaataaaatcccTAAGGTACAGTAGTACTAGCTATTCTATAGTACTATGTTTTTGCGGCTCTTGACCGTGGTTTTAGTACGTGACCAATCAGCATTAGCTCTTGAATCTCTTCCGTCCACCAATTTCTCAGCCAATATCCTTTCCAGCTCGCTTGGCCTGCAAGGAATAGTTAATGCACCTTCTACGTCGAAGCCATATTCTTCAGCAGCTTGTTCCAAGAGTCTCAAAAATGTTGGATGTGTTAGATAACTCAAGGGGACAACAAATCTCTTCAGCTCATCATCATCCACAGCTATGACAGCAAAATGCCCTTCCTTAACATCATCAGGGACATTTGTTGAATCATTAACTTCTTCGAATTCGTCAGCTCGGGAAGCTAACTTCTTGCCTAATGAAAGACTCTTCTGTAGCTTCTCTGCGACTATCTTGAGCTTCACAATGCCATTCTTTTTCTTGCCATTTGTTCTAGTCATTTTCGccatgactcttttttttttccttttgttttgcttgAAGTTTGAACAAGTCTTGGTGCTTTTTCTGCGCAAATTAAACCTGCATATTTATAGTGGAAGAGGTCGTGACAAAGATAAGGTCAGGTGATGTTTGTCGGGTTAAGATTAAAGAGATCGGGACATGGGAAGGACTGAATGAGAGTCGTGTAATTATGGGAGACCGCTGCATGTGCATGAAGTTTCGACTCAAGCATGAAAGGTCGCTTTTAGCTAGCCATTCCTGCCTTCCAATCATTCACATCTGTACAGTTTTCTTAGCTTGCTTCGTCTAGGCGTTATATACTCAGGAaaacttgctcaatctcatTAAAAACCCTGTAAGGGAAAGTTGCATACTCTAAGTTAGTGCCTAATACGGATTGTACAGATTGCGGAACTGATTCCCATTAAATCGTTTGTAATGTCCCGTCTAACAGCTGTAATGTGCCAAACATATCCCA is drawn from Coffea arabica cultivar ET-39 chromosome 1c, Coffea Arabica ET-39 HiFi, whole genome shotgun sequence and contains these coding sequences:
- the LOC113726699 gene encoding protein SMALL AUXIN UP-REGULATED RNA 51-like: MAKMTRTNGKKKNGIVKLKIVAEKLQKSLSLGKKLASRADEFEEVNDSTNVPDDVKEGHFAVIAVDDDELKRFVVPLSYLTHPTFLRLLEQAAEEYGFDVEGALTIPCRPSELERILAEKLVDGRDSRANADWSRTKTTVKSRKNIVL